In a single window of the Manis pentadactyla isolate mManPen7 chromosome 15 unlocalized genomic scaffold, mManPen7.hap1 SUPER_15_unloc_1, whole genome shotgun sequence genome:
- the LOC118920188 gene encoding nascent polypeptide-associated complex subunit alpha, muscle-specific form-like isoform X1 codes for MLQLHPKLKSPHSSSKGRFGGRHGDREAQPRPRPKESGGRALCPDSSGDHLRGRGALDAATARGTTEMAVPGGRSSPVRAPLGLAAGLPAPGFIVTNCWDGQCPWTGGTHGRLLLRKLASVLAKPRRAHTDPTACDCVTSHGKRDYEILQPGRHVGGWPQDRGLGSELQTGRRPQARAQGTGEPPDGTEACGRGSSKETPVSEGRSARRDGRWPDDSPRRMLRELGPRHEPSPGTRQSAGAGLLVQEPNGPASSRDPDLAPPQGLQAKEGSGAALARGSPLRAPPRRSPRSIPSSGSFVPPPIPGLGPRAWAAPPLLPSPSHLCSDRSPPRGPPPPKHATPPSPACCGPSPASPGTKALVGHPLCSVPPLYPLCIFSPRAT; via the exons ATGCTCCAGCTTCATCCGAAGCTGAAGTCTCCACACTCATCCTCAAAGGGCAGGTTTGGCGGTCGCCATGGTGACCGGGAAGCCCAGCCACGCCCCC GCCCGAAGGAAAGCGGGGGCAGGGCGCTGTGTCCGGATTCCTCTGGGGATCACTTACGGGGGAGAGGGGCCCTGGACGCCGCTACGGCCCGAGGCACCACCGAGATGGCCGTCCCGGGCGGCCGGAGCAGCCCAGTCAGGGCGCCACTGGGACTAGCGGCCGGACTCCCTGCACCTGGGTTCATAGTCACGAACTGTTGGGATGGCCAGTGCCCGTGGACAGGTGGGACCCACGGCCGCTTGCTCCTCAGGAAACTCGCGTCCGTTCTTGCGAAGCCGCG ACGTGCACATACTGATCCCACAGCCTGTGACTGTGTCACTTCACATGGCAAGAGAGACTATGAG ATCCTACAGCCAGGACGCCATGTTGGGGGCTGGCCCCAGGATAGAGGCTTGGGCTCGGAGCTCCAGACAGGGAGGCGTCCCCAAGCCAGAGCCCAGGGGACAGGAGAGCCCCCAGATGGAACCGAGGCCTGTGGCAGAGGCTCCAGCAAAGAGACGCCTGTCTCAGAAGGGAGATCTGCACGGAGGGACGGCAGGTGGCCAGATGACTCCCCACGGCGGATGCTCCGGGAGCTGGGGCCGCGGCATGAGCCCAGCCCAGGCACCCGTCAAAGCGCAGGGGCAGGACTCCTGGTGCAAGAGCCAAACGGCCCTGCCTCCTCTCGGGACCCTGACCTGGCCCCTCCCCAGGGGCTGCAGGCTAAGGAGGGCTCCGGCGCAGCGCTGGCTCGTGGCTCGCCCCTCCGTGCGCCTCCTCGGCGGTCCCCCCGTAGCATCCCCTCCTCCGGCTCCTTCGTGCCTCCACCCATCCCTGGTCTTGGTCCTCGCGCCTGGGCGGCGCCACCACTACTTCCCTCACCGAGTCATTTGTGCTCAGACCGCAGCCCCCCGCGGGGTCCCCCTCCGCCCAAGCATGCAACCCCACCCTCGCCTGCTTGCTGCGGTCCAAGCCCAGCTTCCCCTGGGACCAAAGCCCTCGTGGGGCATCCTCTGTGCAGCGTGCCCCCGCTTTATCCACTCTGTATTTTTTCGCCCCGTGCCACGTAG
- the RNF225 gene encoding RING finger protein 225 isoform X2 — MPCPRPPWLRRPRAPPGPGANSLSSPCAPRSPCREQDEDGDGDGDSSPGSSPILPPASPGECLICVSPFDSVFKLPKRLDCGHVFCLECLARLSLATAGGGDAVACPVCRAPTRLAPRRGLPALPTQPGLLPRAARAPPPRQGSVRFDRRRGLLYLRPPPPPPGPRKARAARPPPPPPPLRLGRPLSRRRALSSPAWAFNAAVALAALVAAGLVVSGVYIFFLVPRAAAPGPARPQLVALAPAPGFSWPPPRPAGPDLDTAPPGAAEGARALEEDLEDPGSADRPADRMATAEAGPSRAARARHRRRARGSR; from the coding sequence ATGCCCTGCCCTCGGCCGCCCTGGCTCCGCCGCCCGCGGGCCCCTCCGGGCCCCGGCGCCAACTCCTTGAGCTCGCCCTGCGCACCCCGCTCCCCGTGCAGGGAGCAGGACGAGGACGGGGATGGGGACGGGGACTCCAGCCCGGGCTCGAGCCCCATCCTGCCCCCCGCGTCCCCCGGGGAGTGCCTCATCTGCGTGTCGCCCTTCGACAGCGTGTTCAAGCTGCCCAAGCGCCTGGACTGCGGCCACGTCTTCTGCCTCGAGTGCCTGGCCCGCCTGTCCCTGGCCACGGCGGGCGGCGGCGACGCGGTGGCCTGCCCGGTGTGCCGCGCGCCCACGCGCCTGGCCCCGCGTCGCGGGCTCCCCGCGCTGCCCACGCAGCCCGGCCTGCTGCCCCGCGCCGCCCGCGCGCCGCCGCCGCGCCAGGGCTCCGTGCGCTTCGACCGCCGCCGCGGGCTGCTCTACttgcgcccgccgccgccgccgcccgggccGCGCAAGGCCCGCGCcgcgcgcccgccgccgccgccgccgccgctgcgccTCGGCCGCCCGCTGTCCCGCCGCCGGGCGCTGAGCAGCCCGGCCTGGGCCTTCAACGCGGCCGTGGCGCTGGCCGCGCTGGTGGCCGCGGGGCTCGTGGTCTCGGGCGTGTACATCTTCTTCCTCGTGCCGCGCGCCGCCGCTCCCGGCCCCGCGCGGCCCCAGCTGGTGGCGCTCGCGCCGGCGCCCGGCTTCTCCTGGCCGCCGCCGCGCCCCGCGGGCCCTGACCTGGACACCGCCCCGCCGGGGGCCGCGGAGGGCGCGCGGGCGCTGGAGGAGGACCTCGAGGACCCAGGGTCCGCGGACAGGCCCGCGGACCGCATGGCGACGGCAGAGGCTGGCCCCAGCCGGGCCGCGCGGGCTCGACACAGGAGGAGGGCGCGGGGGTCGCGCTGA
- the LOC118920188 gene encoding nascent polypeptide-associated complex subunit alpha, muscle-specific form-like isoform X3 has translation MAVPGGRSSPVRAPLGLAAGLPAPGFIVTNCWDGQCPWTGGTHGRLLLRKLASVLAKPRRAHTDPTACDCVTSHGKRDYEILQPGRHVGGWPQDRGLGSELQTGRRPQARAQGTGEPPDGTEACGRGSSKETPVSEGRSARRDGRWPDDSPRRMLRELGPRHEPSPGTRQSAGAGLLVQEPNGPASSRDPDLAPPQGLQAKEGSGAALARGSPLRAPPRRSPRSIPSSGSFVPPPIPGLGPRAWAAPPLLPSPSHLCSDRSPPRGPPPPKHATPPSPACCGPSPASPGTKALVGHPLCSVPPLYPLCIFSPRAT, from the exons ATGGCCGTCCCGGGCGGCCGGAGCAGCCCAGTCAGGGCGCCACTGGGACTAGCGGCCGGACTCCCTGCACCTGGGTTCATAGTCACGAACTGTTGGGATGGCCAGTGCCCGTGGACAGGTGGGACCCACGGCCGCTTGCTCCTCAGGAAACTCGCGTCCGTTCTTGCGAAGCCGCG ACGTGCACATACTGATCCCACAGCCTGTGACTGTGTCACTTCACATGGCAAGAGAGACTATGAG ATCCTACAGCCAGGACGCCATGTTGGGGGCTGGCCCCAGGATAGAGGCTTGGGCTCGGAGCTCCAGACAGGGAGGCGTCCCCAAGCCAGAGCCCAGGGGACAGGAGAGCCCCCAGATGGAACCGAGGCCTGTGGCAGAGGCTCCAGCAAAGAGACGCCTGTCTCAGAAGGGAGATCTGCACGGAGGGACGGCAGGTGGCCAGATGACTCCCCACGGCGGATGCTCCGGGAGCTGGGGCCGCGGCATGAGCCCAGCCCAGGCACCCGTCAAAGCGCAGGGGCAGGACTCCTGGTGCAAGAGCCAAACGGCCCTGCCTCCTCTCGGGACCCTGACCTGGCCCCTCCCCAGGGGCTGCAGGCTAAGGAGGGCTCCGGCGCAGCGCTGGCTCGTGGCTCGCCCCTCCGTGCGCCTCCTCGGCGGTCCCCCCGTAGCATCCCCTCCTCCGGCTCCTTCGTGCCTCCACCCATCCCTGGTCTTGGTCCTCGCGCCTGGGCGGCGCCACCACTACTTCCCTCACCGAGTCATTTGTGCTCAGACCGCAGCCCCCCGCGGGGTCCCCCTCCGCCCAAGCATGCAACCCCACCCTCGCCTGCTTGCTGCGGTCCAAGCCCAGCTTCCCCTGGGACCAAAGCCCTCGTGGGGCATCCTCTGTGCAGCGTGCCCCCGCTTTATCCACTCTGTATTTTTTCGCCCCGTGCCACGTAG
- the RPS5 gene encoding 40S ribosomal protein S5, translating to MTEWETAAPAVAETPDIKLFGKWSTDDVQINDISLQDYIAVKEKYAKYLPHSAGRYAAKRFRKAQCPIVERLTNSMMMHGRNNGKKLMTVRIVKHAFEIIHLLTGENPLQVLVNAIINSGPREDSTRIGRAGTVRRQAVDVSPLRRVNQAIWLLCTGAREAAFRNIKTIAECLADELINAAKGSSNSYAIKKKDELERVAKSNR from the exons ATGACCGAGTGGGAGACAGCTGCACCTGCAGTCGCAGAGACCCCTGACATCAAGCTTTTTGGGAAGTGGAGCACTGATGATGTGCAGATCAATGACATTTCCTTGCAG GATTACATCGCAGTGAAGGAGAAGTATGCCAAGTACCTGCCCCACAGTGCTGGGCGCTATGCGGCCAAGCGCTTCCGCAAGGCGCAGTGCCCCATTGTGGAACGCCTCACCAACTCCATGATGATGCATGGCCGAAACAATGGGAAGAAGCTGATGACTGTGCGCATCGTCAAGCATGCCTTCGAGATCATTCATCTTCTCACCGGTGAG AACCCCCTGCAGGTCTTAGTGAATGCCATCATTAACAGCGGCCCCCGGGAAGACTCAACCCGCATCGGTCGAGCTGGCACAGTGAGGCGGCAGGCTGTGGATGTATCCCCTTTGCGCCGTGTGAATCAG GCCATCTGGCTGTTGTGCACAGGTGCCCGAGAGGCTGCCTTCCGGAACATCAAGACCATTGCTGAGTGCCTGGCAGATGAGCTCATCAATGCAGCCAAG GGCTCCTCCAACTCCTACGCTATCAAGAAGAAGGATGAGCTGGAACGTGTGGCCAAGTCCAACCGTTGA
- the LOC118920188 gene encoding basic proline-rich protein-like isoform X2 gives MVTGKPSHAPVRPPEGKRGQGAVSGFLWGSLTGERGPGRRYGPRHHRDGRPGRPEQPSQGATGTSGRTPCTWVHSHELLGWPVPVDRRAHTDPTACDCVTSHGKRDYEILQPGRHVGGWPQDRGLGSELQTGRRPQARAQGTGEPPDGTEACGRGSSKETPVSEGRSARRDGRWPDDSPRRMLRELGPRHEPSPGTRQSAGAGLLVQEPNGPASSRDPDLAPPQGLQAKEGSGAALARGSPLRAPPRRSPRSIPSSGSFVPPPIPGLGPRAWAAPPLLPSPSHLCSDRSPPRGPPPPKHATPPSPACCGPSPASPGTKALVGHPLCSVPPLYPLCIFSPRAT, from the exons ATGGTGACCGGGAAGCCCAGCCACGCCCCCGTGAGACC GCCCGAAGGAAAGCGGGGGCAGGGCGCTGTGTCCGGATTCCTCTGGGGATCACTTACGGGGGAGAGGGGCCCTGGACGCCGCTACGGCCCGAGGCACCACCGAGATGGCCGTCCCGGGCGGCCGGAGCAGCCCAGTCAGGGCGCCACTGGGACTAGCGGCCGGACTCCCTGCACCTGGGTTCATAGTCACGAACTGTTGGGATGGCCAGTGCCCGTGGACAG ACGTGCACATACTGATCCCACAGCCTGTGACTGTGTCACTTCACATGGCAAGAGAGACTATGAG ATCCTACAGCCAGGACGCCATGTTGGGGGCTGGCCCCAGGATAGAGGCTTGGGCTCGGAGCTCCAGACAGGGAGGCGTCCCCAAGCCAGAGCCCAGGGGACAGGAGAGCCCCCAGATGGAACCGAGGCCTGTGGCAGAGGCTCCAGCAAAGAGACGCCTGTCTCAGAAGGGAGATCTGCACGGAGGGACGGCAGGTGGCCAGATGACTCCCCACGGCGGATGCTCCGGGAGCTGGGGCCGCGGCATGAGCCCAGCCCAGGCACCCGTCAAAGCGCAGGGGCAGGACTCCTGGTGCAAGAGCCAAACGGCCCTGCCTCCTCTCGGGACCCTGACCTGGCCCCTCCCCAGGGGCTGCAGGCTAAGGAGGGCTCCGGCGCAGCGCTGGCTCGTGGCTCGCCCCTCCGTGCGCCTCCTCGGCGGTCCCCCCGTAGCATCCCCTCCTCCGGCTCCTTCGTGCCTCCACCCATCCCTGGTCTTGGTCCTCGCGCCTGGGCGGCGCCACCACTACTTCCCTCACCGAGTCATTTGTGCTCAGACCGCAGCCCCCCGCGGGGTCCCCCTCCGCCCAAGCATGCAACCCCACCCTCGCCTGCTTGCTGCGGTCCAAGCCCAGCTTCCCCTGGGACCAAAGCCCTCGTGGGGCATCCTCTGTGCAGCGTGCCCCCGCTTTATCCACTCTGTATTTTTTCGCCCCGTGCCACGTAG
- the RNF225 gene encoding RING finger protein 225 isoform X1, with the protein MLAPPWSPIPSLSRSQVPSAPVSGAFAKSPATGFVVLPGLCGPPQGPMPCPRPPWLRRPRAPPGPGANSLSSPCAPRSPCREQDEDGDGDGDSSPGSSPILPPASPGECLICVSPFDSVFKLPKRLDCGHVFCLECLARLSLATAGGGDAVACPVCRAPTRLAPRRGLPALPTQPGLLPRAARAPPPRQGSVRFDRRRGLLYLRPPPPPPGPRKARAARPPPPPPPLRLGRPLSRRRALSSPAWAFNAAVALAALVAAGLVVSGVYIFFLVPRAAAPGPARPQLVALAPAPGFSWPPPRPAGPDLDTAPPGAAEGARALEEDLEDPGSADRPADRMATAEAGPSRAARARHRRRARGSR; encoded by the exons ATGTTGGCTCCTCCCTGGAGCCCCATTCCTAGTCTCTCCCGAAGTCAGGTCCCCTCAGCTCCTGTCTCTGGGGCCTTCGCCAAATCTCCAGCCACAGGATTTGTGGTTCTCCCGGGCCTCTGTGGTCCACCCCAgg GTCCAATGCCCTGCCCTCGGCCGCCCTGGCTCCGCCGCCCGCGGGCCCCTCCGGGCCCCGGCGCCAACTCCTTGAGCTCGCCCTGCGCACCCCGCTCCCCGTGCAGGGAGCAGGACGAGGACGGGGATGGGGACGGGGACTCCAGCCCGGGCTCGAGCCCCATCCTGCCCCCCGCGTCCCCCGGGGAGTGCCTCATCTGCGTGTCGCCCTTCGACAGCGTGTTCAAGCTGCCCAAGCGCCTGGACTGCGGCCACGTCTTCTGCCTCGAGTGCCTGGCCCGCCTGTCCCTGGCCACGGCGGGCGGCGGCGACGCGGTGGCCTGCCCGGTGTGCCGCGCGCCCACGCGCCTGGCCCCGCGTCGCGGGCTCCCCGCGCTGCCCACGCAGCCCGGCCTGCTGCCCCGCGCCGCCCGCGCGCCGCCGCCGCGCCAGGGCTCCGTGCGCTTCGACCGCCGCCGCGGGCTGCTCTACttgcgcccgccgccgccgccgcccgggccGCGCAAGGCCCGCGCcgcgcgcccgccgccgccgccgccgccgctgcgccTCGGCCGCCCGCTGTCCCGCCGCCGGGCGCTGAGCAGCCCGGCCTGGGCCTTCAACGCGGCCGTGGCGCTGGCCGCGCTGGTGGCCGCGGGGCTCGTGGTCTCGGGCGTGTACATCTTCTTCCTCGTGCCGCGCGCCGCCGCTCCCGGCCCCGCGCGGCCCCAGCTGGTGGCGCTCGCGCCGGCGCCCGGCTTCTCCTGGCCGCCGCCGCGCCCCGCGGGCCCTGACCTGGACACCGCCCCGCCGGGGGCCGCGGAGGGCGCGCGGGCGCTGGAGGAGGACCTCGAGGACCCAGGGTCCGCGGACAGGCCCGCGGACCGCATGGCGACGGCAGAGGCTGGCCCCAGCCGGGCCGCGCGGGCTCGACACAGGAGGAGGGCGCGGGGGTCGCGCTGA